In the Chloroflexota bacterium genome, one interval contains:
- a CDS encoding integrin alpha, which produces MKLRQLLGLCGCGIALGLSGWAFAESQQFSESLAETTIVAFTGGAGEHAGYAVADVGDINQDGLADSLVGAWVADPLGRNNAGTSYLIWGQALTATLQAPDLAERGVAIYGASEGASSGWSVTGLGDVNGDQIDDVAIGAWGESPNGRATAGSVFVVWGGSLTTTLDLAALGNHGYRIDGAVAGDRVGYALIGVEDLNNDGLNEIVIGAIGVDASADNAGAAYVVWGKATTTTLDLATASNYGYRIDGAAANDRAGSAVGSTSDMNGDGKPEILVGSYVADPFGRSAAGSVAVVWGANTTASYPIGALAQNGFVIAGAGVSDRAGISLVGTGDLNGDQRGDLAVGSDQFPAGGAGRVDLIYGSAFSGTLDLAQPLSNTVRFVGEQAGDEAGFSVGYSDQRLIIGAYGVDSSLGSDTGRVYVVNTPPVSNTINLANLTVEQGFSLDGVVGGGRLGRAVAGLGDATGDGHGDLLLGADLAGSQIEGYAYIVGRLPTTVYMPMIMR; this is translated from the coding sequence TTGAAATTGCGTCAATTACTTGGGTTATGCGGCTGTGGCATTGCCCTTGGATTAAGTGGTTGGGCTTTCGCTGAATCCCAGCAATTCAGCGAAAGTCTCGCCGAAACAACAATTGTGGCGTTTACGGGCGGTGCTGGCGAACATGCTGGTTATGCCGTGGCCGACGTTGGCGATATTAATCAAGATGGCTTGGCCGATAGCTTGGTCGGTGCTTGGGTAGCCGACCCGTTGGGTCGCAACAACGCTGGCACCAGCTATCTGATTTGGGGTCAAGCACTTACCGCAACCTTGCAAGCCCCCGATCTGGCCGAACGGGGCGTGGCAATTTATGGGGCCAGTGAGGGTGCTTCATCTGGCTGGAGCGTCACTGGCCTTGGCGATGTCAACGGCGACCAAATCGACGACGTTGCCATCGGTGCGTGGGGCGAATCGCCCAATGGCCGAGCGACTGCTGGCAGTGTGTTTGTGGTTTGGGGCGGCTCGCTCACCACAACCCTCGATTTGGCGGCGCTTGGTAATCATGGTTATCGGATCGATGGTGCTGTAGCAGGCGATCGGGTGGGCTATGCATTGATTGGGGTCGAAGATCTCAATAATGACGGCTTGAATGAAATCGTAATCGGGGCAATTGGGGTTGATGCCAGCGCCGATAATGCTGGTGCAGCCTATGTGGTTTGGGGCAAAGCCACCACCACAACCCTCGATTTGGCAACTGCTAGCAATTATGGCTATCGGATTGATGGTGCTGCTGCTAATGATCGGGCTGGTAGCGCGGTTGGTAGCACTAGCGACATGAACGGCGATGGCAAACCTGAGATTTTGGTAGGCTCGTATGTGGCCGATCCATTTGGGCGTAGCGCTGCTGGTAGCGTGGCCGTCGTATGGGGTGCTAACACCACCGCCTCATATCCTATCGGAGCGCTGGCCCAGAATGGCTTTGTAATTGCTGGGGCTGGAGTGAGTGATCGCGCTGGCATCAGCTTGGTTGGCACTGGAGATCTGAATGGCGATCAACGGGGCGATTTGGCAGTTGGCAGTGATCAATTTCCTGCTGGCGGCGCTGGTCGAGTTGATTTGATTTATGGGTCAGCCTTCAGTGGCACGCTTGATTTGGCTCAACCGTTGAGCAATACCGTGCGCTTCGTGGGAGAGCAAGCTGGTGATGAGGCTGGTTTTTCGGTGGGTTATAGCGATCAACGCTTGATTATCGGAGCCTATGGAGTTGATAGTAGCCTTGGCTCAGATACAGGTCGGGTGTATGTGGTCAACACGCCACCAGTAAGCAATACAATTAATTTGGCCAATTTGACAGTAGAACAGGGCTTTAGCCTTGATGGGGTTGTTGGCGGTGGCCGACTTGGGCGGGCAGTAGCAGGTTTGGGCGACGCTACTGGCGATGGACATGGCGATTTGCTTCTGGGAGCCGACCTTGCTGGCAGCCAGATCGAAGGCTATGCCTATATCGTTGGTCGCCTGCCAACAACAGTTTATATGCCGATGATCATGCGGTAA
- a CDS encoding low molecular weight phosphotyrosine protein phosphatase, translated as MVRVLFVCLGNICRSPMAEGIMRHLVEQRKLSHAIEVDSAGTSHYHIGDEPHHGTMRILRHNGISLSHRGRQFGKIDQQNFDYLIAMDTQNRRDMQAVLGSNGAEVRLILDYIPNGVKGRDVPDPWYTGNFEEVYAMLHTACNALLDEIVATKL; from the coding sequence ATGGTTCGGGTCTTATTTGTTTGTTTAGGCAATATTTGTCGTTCGCCCATGGCCGAGGGCATTATGCGCCACTTGGTCGAGCAACGAAAGCTTAGTCATGCGATCGAAGTCGATTCGGCGGGCACGAGCCATTATCACATTGGCGATGAGCCGCACCACGGAACTATGCGCATTTTGCGCCACAATGGCATTAGCTTGAGCCATCGAGGTCGCCAATTTGGCAAAATTGATCAACAGAATTTTGATTATTTGATCGCGATGGATACGCAAAATCGCCGTGATATGCAGGCGGTTTTAGGCTCAAACGGGGCTGAAGTACGCTTGATTCTTGATTACATTCCCAACGGAGTCAAAGGCCGCGACGTGCCTGACCCTTGGTATACTGGCAATTTTGAGGAAGTCTATGCGATGTTGCACACTGCCTGTAATGCTTTGCTTGATGAAATTGTGGCAACAAAACTCTAA
- the uvrA gene encoding excinuclease ABC subunit UvrA, translating to MAQDKIVIKGAREHNLKNIDIELPRDQLVVLTGVSGSGKSSLAFDTLYAEGQRRYVESLSSYARQFLGQLEKPKVDFIGGLSPAIAIEQKSASKNPRSTVGTVTEIYDYLRVLFARIGVPHCHKCGKAIGSQTAEQMVNRVLELPKGTRFMLLAPMVAARKGEYKDIFDDARSQGFSRARVDGEIRDLQDDIKLNKKVKHTIDIVVDRLVVPTDDDETFRSRLNDSVETALRTANGTIIIAIPEFAQQTEKSKSKKAKAKAVAAEVNEEELLPEEESSISGMNAAGDIVMSEDYACVDCGISFLELNPQMFSFNAPQGACPECAGLGTRLEVDAELLVPNPNLSLHDGAVTYWGELRKKVGSWGYRALQAIAAHYQFDLDTPWKDLSPQVREILMQGSGSEKVKHVWSEGQSKGEYYRRWEGLGAEIMRRFQQTGVENMREHYQQWMSDQPCHACHGAKLRPESLAVTVGDENVQQICAKTVAQGYAWACGLTGSDAHWVSRDGLDTTVLPLLSAAPTPTKLDGRQLEIAGEVLKEIRERLGFLLNVGLHYLTLDRSAPSLSGGEAQRIRLASQIGAGLMGVMYILDEPSIGLHQRDNRKLIDTLTKLRDLGNTVIVVEHDEDTMKAADWLVDFGPGAGVNGGKVVAEGRPEYISSNGSLTGSYLSGRLKIEVPPTRRPAHGHITLHGATHNNLNNLDITIPLGTLVAVTGVSGSGKSSLITETLYPALANLLNRAQLRVGKYDTLEGLEQLDKVIDIDQQPIGRTPRSNPATYVKLFDQIREVFANTPDAKLRGYEPGRFSFNVKGGRCEACQGNGEQKIEMHFLADVWVRCDECKGKRYNRETLQVRYKGKTISDVLDMDVHTALEFFENHPKLKRVLQTLHDVGLDYIKLGQSATTLSGGEAQRVKLAKELARVATGRTIYILDEPTTGLHFADVQNLLRVIQRLVKAGNTVLVIEHSLDVIKTADWIIDLGPEGGTGGGYIIAQGTPEEVALHPTSHTAVFLRDLLNLG from the coding sequence ATGGCGCAGGATAAAATTGTCATCAAGGGCGCACGTGAGCACAATCTTAAAAATATCGACATCGAACTACCACGCGATCAATTAGTTGTGTTGACGGGGGTTTCTGGCTCAGGCAAGTCATCGTTAGCCTTTGATACCTTATATGCTGAAGGCCAGCGCCGCTATGTTGAATCGCTTTCCTCGTATGCCCGCCAGTTTTTAGGCCAACTCGAAAAGCCCAAGGTCGATTTCATTGGTGGGCTTTCGCCAGCAATTGCCATCGAACAAAAATCGGCTTCGAAAAATCCGCGCTCAACGGTGGGCACGGTCACCGAAATTTATGATTATTTGCGGGTCTTGTTTGCGCGGATTGGCGTGCCACATTGCCATAAATGTGGTAAAGCCATTGGCTCGCAAACTGCTGAACAAATGGTCAATCGGGTGCTAGAGTTGCCCAAAGGCACGCGCTTTATGCTTTTAGCGCCGATGGTAGCCGCTCGCAAAGGCGAATACAAAGATATTTTCGATGATGCCCGCTCGCAGGGGTTTTCGCGGGCACGGGTCGATGGCGAAATTCGCGATTTGCAAGATGACATTAAACTCAATAAAAAAGTTAAACATACAATTGATATTGTGGTTGATCGCTTGGTCGTGCCAACCGACGACGACGAAACCTTTCGTTCACGGCTCAACGATAGTGTTGAAACTGCTCTACGCACCGCCAATGGCACAATTATTATCGCTATTCCTGAGTTTGCCCAACAAACCGAAAAATCAAAATCGAAAAAAGCCAAGGCCAAAGCGGTTGCTGCCGAAGTTAATGAAGAAGAATTGTTGCCCGAGGAAGAATCAAGCATTAGCGGCATGAACGCTGCGGGCGATATTGTGATGAGCGAGGATTATGCCTGTGTTGATTGTGGCATCTCGTTCCTTGAACTCAACCCACAGATGTTTTCGTTCAATGCGCCGCAAGGAGCTTGCCCTGAATGTGCTGGCTTGGGCACGCGCTTAGAAGTTGATGCAGAACTGCTCGTGCCAAACCCGAATTTATCGTTGCACGATGGCGCGGTAACCTATTGGGGTGAGTTGCGCAAAAAAGTTGGTAGCTGGGGCTATCGCGCTCTGCAAGCCATCGCCGCCCACTATCAATTCGATCTCGATACCCCATGGAAAGACCTCAGCCCACAGGTACGCGAAATTTTGATGCAAGGCTCTGGCAGTGAAAAGGTCAAGCATGTTTGGAGCGAAGGTCAGTCCAAGGGTGAGTATTATCGTCGTTGGGAAGGCTTGGGTGCAGAAATTATGCGCCGTTTCCAGCAAACTGGCGTTGAAAATATGCGCGAGCATTACCAACAATGGATGAGCGATCAGCCTTGTCATGCCTGCCATGGGGCGAAACTGCGGCCTGAAAGTTTGGCAGTGACGGTTGGTGATGAAAATGTGCAACAAATTTGTGCCAAAACTGTGGCGCAAGGCTATGCATGGGCCTGTGGTTTAACTGGCAGCGATGCCCACTGGGTTAGCCGCGATGGTTTAGATACCACAGTGTTGCCGCTGTTGTCCGCCGCGCCAACACCGACCAAACTCGATGGTCGGCAATTGGAAATTGCTGGCGAAGTGCTCAAAGAAATTCGTGAGCGCTTGGGCTTTTTGTTGAATGTTGGTTTGCACTATCTCACGCTTGATCGCTCGGCTCCCTCGCTGTCTGGCGGTGAGGCTCAGCGCATCCGCTTGGCTTCACAAATTGGGGCTGGCTTGATGGGTGTGATGTATATTCTCGACGAGCCATCAATTGGCTTGCATCAACGTGATAATCGCAAATTGATCGATACTTTGACTAAACTGCGCGACCTTGGTAACACCGTGATTGTGGTTGAGCACGACGAAGATACCATGAAAGCCGCCGATTGGCTGGTAGACTTCGGGCCTGGTGCAGGAGTCAACGGCGGCAAGGTGGTCGCTGAAGGTCGGCCCGAATATATCAGCAGTAATGGCTCATTGACTGGTAGCTATTTGTCGGGGCGCTTGAAAATTGAAGTGCCGCCAACCCGTCGGCCTGCGCATGGCCATATTACTTTGCACGGTGCAACTCACAATAACCTCAACAACCTTGATATTACGATTCCTTTGGGCACGCTGGTCGCGGTAACTGGGGTTTCTGGCTCAGGCAAATCGTCATTAATCACCGAAACGCTCTATCCAGCCTTGGCAAATTTGCTCAATCGCGCCCAGTTGCGGGTTGGCAAATACGATACGCTTGAAGGTTTAGAGCAACTTGATAAAGTGATCGATATTGATCAACAGCCGATTGGCCGCACGCCGCGCTCGAATCCTGCAACCTACGTCAAGTTGTTTGATCAGATTCGTGAGGTGTTTGCTAATACGCCTGATGCTAAACTGCGCGGCTATGAGCCAGGCCGCTTCTCGTTCAATGTCAAAGGTGGGCGCTGTGAAGCCTGCCAAGGCAATGGCGAGCAAAAGATCGAAATGCACTTCTTGGCGGATGTGTGGGTGCGCTGCGATGAGTGCAAGGGCAAACGTTACAATCGCGAAACTTTACAAGTGCGCTACAAAGGCAAAACCATTTCCGATGTGCTGGATATGGATGTGCACACCGCGCTCGAATTCTTCGAGAACCACCCCAAACTCAAGCGAGTGCTGCAAACCTTGCACGATGTTGGCTTGGATTACATCAAACTTGGCCAATCGGCTACGACGCTCTCTGGTGGCGAGGCTCAGCGGGTCAAATTGGCCAAAGAATTGGCGCGGGTGGCCACTGGCCGCACAATCTACATTCTCGATGAGCCAACTACCGGCTTGCACTTCGCCGATGTACAAAATCTGTTGCGGGTCATTCAGCGCTTGGTCAAGGCTGGTAATACGGTTCTGGTGATTGAACACAGCCTTGATGTGATCAAAACCGCCGATTGGATTATTGATCTTGGGCCTGAGGGTGGCACTGGCGGTGGCTATATTATCGCCCAAGGCACGCCTGAAGAAGTGGCCTTACATCCAACTTCGCACACAGCGGTCTTTTTGCGCGATTTGCTGAATCTTGGCTGA